In Thalassophryne amazonica chromosome 14, fThaAma1.1, whole genome shotgun sequence, one DNA window encodes the following:
- the LOC117524704 gene encoding trace amine-associated receptor 8a-like: protein MMETQDRGELCFPELLNASCRKPTDSQGLIVVQIVLFSISLLMVVLNLLVIISVSHFRQLHVPSNLLLLSLAVSDLLVGLAMMPGESLKQTSCWFLGDFMCSLGLFVSFIVVSASVGNMVLISIDRYVAVCHPLHYQTRVTVRRVSLCICVCWSCSVLYGCVFVMEDLIEPGRFNICYGECVIVINYIYGTVDLIMAFILPITVIVVLYGRVFVVAVSQARAVRCHVTAVTHKQSMKVNVMKSEMKAAKTLGVVIVVFLITLFPYYCFALTVEDSLSSPAASFFICLMYFNSCLNPVIYALFYPWFRKAIKLIITFQILQPDSCEANIL from the exons ATGATGGAGACCCAAGACAGAGGAGAGCTCTGTTTTCCAGAACTCCTAAACGCCTCCTGCAGGAAGCCGACAGATTCTCAGGGTCTAATCGTGGTGCAGATTGTGCTGTTTTCCATCTCTTTGCTCATGGTGGTTCTTAACCTGCTGGTCATCATCTCAGTCTCACACTTCAG GCAGCTTCACGTCCCCTccaacctcctcctcctctctctggcTGTCTCAGACCTCCTTGTGGGTCTTGCGATGATGCCAGGTGAAAGCTTGAAACAAACATCCTGCTGGTTTCTTGGTGACTTCATGTGCTCACTGGGTCTCTTTGTTTCATTCATCGTTGTCTCTGCCTCAGTAGGAAACATGGTGCTCATCTCCATCGACCGTTACGTTGCTGTCTGTCACCCTCTGCATTATCAAACCAGAGTCACTGTGAGGAGAGTCTcactgtgtatttgtgtgtgttggtCCTGTTCTGTTTTATACGGTTGTGTCTTTGTAATGGAAGATCTGATAGAACCCGGCAGGTTTAACATTTGTTATGGAGAGTGTGTGATTGTCATTAACTACATTTACGGAACTGTTGACCTTATAATGGCCTTTATTCTTCCCATTACTGTCATCGTAGTTCTGTATGGGAGGGTGTTTGTGGTGGCTGTGTCTCAGGCTCGGGCCGTGCGCTGTCATGTTACAGCCGTCACACACAAACAATCAATGAAAGTAAATGTGATGAAATCTGAGATGAAAGCAGCCAAGACTCTTGGTGTGGTTATAGTTGTTTTCCTCATCACCTTGTTTCCATATTACTGTTTTGCTCTTACAGTGGAAGATTCACTCAGTAGTCCTGCTGCttccttttttatttgtttgatgtATTTTAACTCCTGTCTAAACCCTGTGATTTATGCATTATTCTACCCGTGGTTTAGAAAAGCCATTAAACTCATTATTACGTTTCAGATTCTGCAGCCGGACTCCTGTGAGGCCAACATACTGTAA